The sequence below is a genomic window from Fusibacter sp. A1.
TATCAGTTTCTTCCTCTTCTATTGCCATTTCCTTTTCCAGCTCCTTGCCCACCGGCACCGGATCCGTCCTGTAATCTTTGACCGTTACCCTGACCGTTCATCATTTTCTGACCTAGGTTAAACTGGTCTCTCAAGATATGAGTTTGTGTTCCATCACATGCTGCAAGTGCTGCCAAAATCTCGTCCGCTTCCGCTTGAGTCAACTCATCCTTTGCAACAAGCTCTGCTATCCACAACTCTTTTGCACCAAAAGCCGCATCCTTAAAGGCTTCATAGACATCGTACTTTTCTGCGAGTTCACCAAAGGTCAGACCGGACTCCAATTTTAAGTCATAGGCCTCATCCTCTGAAACATCGATTAGATCCGCAAAGATAGAAGCTGGTCCAAATACACCGTCTGCAAATGAGAATACCATCATGCCCATCACCATCATACCTACTAGTGTTACTGCTAAGATTTTTTTCATGTTCTTTCTCCTTTCAATATAAGCATTGTTTGTATAGTCTTATACTACGCTGCTTATGTGACAGAAGTGTGGCAGTTTAATGTAAGTTCACCACTTTCGTCCGATCAGGAACGAATCAAGAACCTTATTTGTTTTTTTCTTTTCCTTAATAGGGGTAATACTGATCGTGTCCCACAACCTATCGTAAAGGGTGGTTCTAATCTGGGCGATATTCAGCTTCTTATAGAGGCTTGAAATGGTAATCAGCCCTTCTATCGTCGCAAGTATTTCAATTGCTGCTTTTTCCACTTCAAGCGCCAGCTCGATTTCGCCAAGATTCACACCACGGTTGAGTATGTTGATGATGATCGCGATAAGAGAATCATAATACGCCGTGATTTCTTCAGCAATATGGTCAAATCGATTTGCAGAAAGTTGAAAAATGGCACTTATATTGGTCGATCCGTTCAAATCGCTACCGATAAGAGCGGATAAGTTCTGATTGCAGTCCAAAATCGACTCAAAAAAACCCTGCAACTGAACTTTGCAAGGATCGTGGTCGATCACATGCCGGTTTATCGTGGACAATACCTCATCTATAATAAGATGCACGCCATGAGCGAGCAGGTCTTCTTTTGACTTGTAATGATAGTAGATAGATGGTTTTTTAATTCCGACTTCATTTGCTATTTGCTCTAACGAAGTATACTCGTAACCTTGAGTAATGAAATACTTCAGTGAAACCCTGCATATTTTATCTTTAGTTGTCATACCTACCTCCGTTAGGTTATTATAACGCGCGTATAAAATTATGTAAAGTTTCGCTCTTGTGATTTTCGGGTTTTACATTATAATGTAAATTGCGAGGTATATACAGATGAAGAATAACACACAATACAAACCATACATAGCTGCAAACACGGTACTTCCAGAACTGACAATCACATCCATCGTTATGGGTATTATACTGGCCATCATTTTTGGCGCTGTAAACGCCTACCTAGGACTAAAGGTTGGTATGACCATATCCGCATCCATTCCTGCCGCAGTCGTATCGATGAGTCTTACACGCTTTTTAATGAAAAGGGATTCGATCTTAGAAAACAACATGGTCCAGACCATCGGGTCTGCCGGCGAGTCACTCGCCGCAGGATCCATATTCACCATTCCTGCGATTTTTATCTGGACATCCAAATCTGGACTTGAAGCCCCTACGCTTGCGACACTCACTGCTATCGCAGTGGTTGGCGGGCTACTGGGCGTGCTGTTTATGATTCCACTCAGGCGGGCACTGATTGTAAAGGAACACGGAGTGCTTCCTTACCCCGAAGGGTCTGCCTGCGCAGATGTGCTTTTAGCCGGCGAGACAAAAGGACAAGAAGCGAAAGCAACCTTTACAGGCATGTTTATCGGTGCAGTGTACAAGTTCTTAACCGATGGCATCCACCTGTTCGCCTCTAGACTTGCCATTACACTACCAAAACCCTATCCTGCTACCATCGGTGGTGAATTTTTACCTGCTATTGTAGGCGTAGGCTTTATCATAGGTAAACGAACAGCAGGTCTTATCCTATCAGGTTCCTTGCTCGGTTGGCTGGTATTCATCCCATTAATCGATGCGGTAGGCTTTGAGTTTACGACATTTAGTATGGCAAGCAGCTCCGTGCTTAACCCTGAGTGGATTTGGAATCAAAATATACGATATATCGGTGTCGGAGCAGTCGCCTTCGGAGGCGCGCTTTCACTGATCAGTTCACTGCCCCTTATCTACAGGACAATCGTAGACACCATAAAGGACTATAAACTGAGCGGGACCCATTCGATGATCAGAACCGAAAAGGATTTGCCCATCACCTCGGTACTTCTTGGCATCCTAATTCTGTTTCTTGCCATGGTGACACTTCCTATTCTAAAGTTGAATATTCTTAGTGCGATCATCGTGATCATACTTGGTTATTTCTTTGCTACTATTTCATCCAGAATAGTTGGTCTTGTGGGCAGCTCCTCCAATCCGATCTCTGGTATGACAATGGCTACACTTATCTTTACTGGTAGCATCTTTAAGCTTTTTAACGATGTCGATAACGACATGATCATGTCCCTATTTATCGTCGGATCCATCATCTGCATCATCATCGCCATGGCCGGGGATACGTCTCAGGACTTGAAAACAGGATTTATCGTAGGAGCCACTCCCATCAAGCAGCAAATCGGAGAGATGATCGGCGTTATCGCATCTGCAAGCGCCCTTGGCTTCGTGTTACTTCTCTTTCATTCGGCATGGGGATTCGGCACACCAGAACTCCCTGCTCCTCAGGCCACACTTATCGAACTGGTCGTCGAAGGAATGATGAACGGCAATCTGCCATGGACTCTGATACTTGTCGGTGTCGGTGTCGGAATCATCTTGGTGGTACTGGATATACCGGTCTTACCCGTAGCGATCGGCCTATACCTTCCAATACATTTATCAACCGTCATGTTTCTGGGTGGACTTTTAAGAAACTGGATCGAAGAAGGATCCTTTGACTGGGACAACCATAAGCGTAAGCTAAAGCTCGATTCCGGCATCTTGTTCTCATCAGGTCTGATCGCCGGCGAAGGCGTCATCGGAATACTGTTCGCAAGTCTTTCCGCTGTAGGCATAAATTTATCCTTGGGAATCGACCTTGGTTTTATGGGAACCTTAAGTATTTTTAGTTTACTCTTCTATTCTCTGATGAAATTTTCTGTTATGTACAACCCCAATAAGTAACCTGTAGCCGAAGCATAAGAGCTTCGGCTATTTTTTTAACGCAAAAAAAAAAATATGAAATGAATATATATACACTTAAAATGTATAATACGCATATTTCGACACTTGTTACACCATGTTAACAAAAACATCCGTACCGATTACTCAATTTTTTTGCAATAAACATGCATATGGACCGTCAAAGCACTTATTTCAACTGTCTACCATTTGGTAGGCACGGCAAAGTTAAATGCACCTACCGATGTTAGGTGACTACCTACCCCTTATATCTATGATATGAAAACGTTTTTCCGTAAGTTGAGGCCTCTTGTTTTCTGTTTGTATTCTTATTATAATCATGCATGTAGAAGATCTTCTCCTGAATGTGCGCACATTAGTGGTTTTATTCAATACTAATTATGAGGGGGAACACTTCATGTCAAATCAAAATGACACTCAAGCGTTTAAGCCGTATATCTCGGCTGATCGTATTATGCCTGAATTCACACTTACATCGATCCTACTTGGTATTATCCTTGCCGTCGTATTCGGTGCTGCTAATGCCTACCTTGGTTTAAAAGTAGGAATGACAATTTCAGCTTCTATTCCAGCTGCAGTTATCTCAATGGGTGTTATCCGCGTAATACTAAGAAAAGAATCAATCCTTGAAAACAACATGGTACAAACCATCGGTTCTGCCGGTGAATCACTAGCTGCTGGTGCGATCTTCACACTACCGGCCTTATACATCTGGTCAACTGAATGGGGATTAGGTGCACCAAGTCTACTTACTATAACTGCAATCGCACTTTGTGGTGGTCTACTTGGCGTATTCTTCATGGTTCCACTTCGTAAAGCTCTGATCGTAAAAGAGCATGGCGTGCTTCCATACCCGGAAGGTACTGCTTGTGCCGAAGTACTACTTGCCGGTGAAGAAGGTGGCTCTAAGGCGAAACTTACTTTCACAGGTCTTGGAATCGGTGCGATCTACAAATTCTTTACAGATGGATTCAAATTGTTCCCAAGTGAAATCGAAACAGCAATCCCTGGTTACCAAGGTGCTGCGATCGGTGCAGATGTATTACCTGCTCTATTAGGTGTTGGTTTCATCATCGGACCAAAAATTTCTGCTTACATGCTTGGTGGTGCCGTAATCGGTTGGTTCGGTTTTATTCCACTAATCGCCAATATCGGTTCAATGGGCGAAGTCATCATGTATCCTGCATCAGTGCCAATCAGCGAACTAGGCTACTGGGGTATCTGGAACTACTACATCAGATATGTCGGTGCTGGCGCTGTAGCATTTGGTGGTGTTTACAGCCTTGTAAAATCACTGCCTTTGATTGTACAAACATTTAAAGATGCGATGAAAGATTACTCAGGCGGTATCGGCAGCATCTCAAGCCTTAGAACTGACAAAGACATGTCGATGAAAGTCGTACTGATCGGTTCACTAACTGTTATTCTTGCAATGGCGATGTTACCGATTATCCCGGTTGGCATCATCGGAGCACTTATGATCGCAGTCTTAGGATTCTTCTTTGCAACTGTATCATCAAGAATCGTCGGTCTTGTAGGTTCATCGTCAAATCCAGTTTCTGGTATGACAATCGCAACACTGATCATCACAGCAATCATCTTCAAAACAACTGGTAATGACGGTCAAGCAGGCATGATAGCGACACTTACGGTTGGCGCAATCATCTGTATCATCGCTGCAATGGCCGGTGATACGTCACAGGATTTAAAAACAGGTTTCTTAGTAGGCGCGACACCAAGAAAACAACAGTACGGTGAAATTATCGGTGCGGTTGCTGCAGCACTTGCTATCGGTGGCGTTTTAACACTGCTAAACAACGCATGGGGATTCGGCTCTGCAGAACTTCCAGCACCTCAGGCAACACTTATGAGACTTGTTATCGAAGGCGTTATGGGCGGAAACTTGCCATGGTCACTAGTATTCACTGGTATCGGCATGGGTATCGCCATCGAACTTTTGGGTCTTCCTGTACTTCCAATAGCAATCGGCCTTTACTTGCCAATCCACCTTTCTACACCTATCATGGTTGGTGGTTTACTACGTGGGGTACTTGATAAACGTCTTACAAACAAGATATACAACGAAATCAACATCAAAGACAAAATCGAATCCGGTATCTTATACGCATCCGGCTTAATCGCTGGAGAAGGTCTGATCGGTATTCTACTTGCGGTATTCGCAGTGGCAAACATCAATCTAAACCTTGGAATCGACTTAGGTCAAATAGGAGCACTAGTATTCTTTGGTCTACTGACATTTACACTTTACAAAGCGTCAATCGGTAAAAAGAATTTACTGGACAAAAAATAAGAGGATGATATGGGGGAACAAGCTTCCCCCCTTATCTCTAAAGCGAGGAATAACATGGCTAAAAAACAAGCTAACTTTTTAGATTTGGTACCTAAAAAAATCAGTAGTGTCCAGTGGATCGTTTTGGACAATGGTTGTATTCAGATTCAGATACCTAGAATGTCTTGGCTGGATAAGGCAGTCAGGTTATTTGCAAGAACACCTGAAGTCATGAAGATCGACTTGGACGAATACGGAAGTTTTATTTGGAAATCCATCGATGGAACAAAAACCACACACGAACTATGCGAAGAGCTGAATAATGCGTTTGGCGCGGATATCGAACCCTTATACGAGCGATTCGGTGCCTATGTCAACATACTCAAAAACAACAACTTCATCAAGATATAGGAGAGACTCATGCAAATCGTCTTTGAAATACTCCTTTTGGCAGTCACCCTCACCTTTTTAATGGCTTGGGGAACAATCAAGAAACAGCGTAAACACGATGAACTTATCCATCAACTCTTATACAAATGCGAAAAAAAGGTGCTAAAAGCCTTTGAACATAAAGATCAGCTCTCACTAACCGAAATTGAAATGATGATTGAAGGTACCAAAGCCTCTCTGTTTTGGTCAAAAGACAAAGTAGAGATCACAGATGCGAGGCTCATGAGCGGTCAAATCATCAAGACCCTTGTCGACAAGAAAATTTTAACGCAAATCAGTAAAAACAAGTTCACATTGATTAAGGAGTAACCATGACAGACCTACTAAAAGACTTGCAACCTAACCGCCTTTGGCATCATTTTGAGTCACTCACACGTATTCCGCGTGAATCTGGAAACGAAAAAGCGGTCAGCGACTTTTTAACAGCATTTGCCAAAGGACTTGGACTCGATGTGATTCAA
It includes:
- a CDS encoding TetR/AcrR family transcriptional regulator; its protein translation is MTTKDKICRVSLKYFITQGYEYTSLEQIANEVGIKKPSIYYHYKSKEDLLAHGVHLIIDEVLSTINRHVIDHDPCKVQLQGFFESILDCNQNLSALIGSDLNGSTNISAIFQLSANRFDHIAEEITAYYDSLIAIIINILNRGVNLGEIELALEVEKAAIEILATIEGLITISSLYKKLNIAQIRTTLYDRLWDTISITPIKEKKKTNKVLDSFLIGRKW
- a CDS encoding OPT family oligopeptide transporter, whose product is MKNNTQYKPYIAANTVLPELTITSIVMGIILAIIFGAVNAYLGLKVGMTISASIPAAVVSMSLTRFLMKRDSILENNMVQTIGSAGESLAAGSIFTIPAIFIWTSKSGLEAPTLATLTAIAVVGGLLGVLFMIPLRRALIVKEHGVLPYPEGSACADVLLAGETKGQEAKATFTGMFIGAVYKFLTDGIHLFASRLAITLPKPYPATIGGEFLPAIVGVGFIIGKRTAGLILSGSLLGWLVFIPLIDAVGFEFTTFSMASSSVLNPEWIWNQNIRYIGVGAVAFGGALSLISSLPLIYRTIVDTIKDYKLSGTHSMIRTEKDLPITSVLLGILILFLAMVTLPILKLNILSAIIVIILGYFFATISSRIVGLVGSSSNPISGMTMATLIFTGSIFKLFNDVDNDMIMSLFIVGSIICIIIAMAGDTSQDLKTGFIVGATPIKQQIGEMIGVIASASALGFVLLLFHSAWGFGTPELPAPQATLIELVVEGMMNGNLPWTLILVGVGVGIILVVLDIPVLPVAIGLYLPIHLSTVMFLGGLLRNWIEEGSFDWDNHKRKLKLDSGILFSSGLIAGEGVIGILFASLSAVGINLSLGIDLGFMGTLSIFSLLFYSLMKFSVMYNPNK
- a CDS encoding OPT family oligopeptide transporter → MSNQNDTQAFKPYISADRIMPEFTLTSILLGIILAVVFGAANAYLGLKVGMTISASIPAAVISMGVIRVILRKESILENNMVQTIGSAGESLAAGAIFTLPALYIWSTEWGLGAPSLLTITAIALCGGLLGVFFMVPLRKALIVKEHGVLPYPEGTACAEVLLAGEEGGSKAKLTFTGLGIGAIYKFFTDGFKLFPSEIETAIPGYQGAAIGADVLPALLGVGFIIGPKISAYMLGGAVIGWFGFIPLIANIGSMGEVIMYPASVPISELGYWGIWNYYIRYVGAGAVAFGGVYSLVKSLPLIVQTFKDAMKDYSGGIGSISSLRTDKDMSMKVVLIGSLTVILAMAMLPIIPVGIIGALMIAVLGFFFATVSSRIVGLVGSSSNPVSGMTIATLIITAIIFKTTGNDGQAGMIATLTVGAIICIIAAMAGDTSQDLKTGFLVGATPRKQQYGEIIGAVAAALAIGGVLTLLNNAWGFGSAELPAPQATLMRLVIEGVMGGNLPWSLVFTGIGMGIAIELLGLPVLPIAIGLYLPIHLSTPIMVGGLLRGVLDKRLTNKIYNEINIKDKIESGILYASGLIAGEGLIGILLAVFAVANINLNLGIDLGQIGALVFFGLLTFTLYKASIGKKNLLDKK
- a CDS encoding PqqD family protein translates to MAKKQANFLDLVPKKISSVQWIVLDNGCIQIQIPRMSWLDKAVRLFARTPEVMKIDLDEYGSFIWKSIDGTKTTHELCEELNNAFGADIEPLYERFGAYVNILKNNNFIKI